One cyanobiont of Ornithocercus magnificus DNA segment encodes these proteins:
- a CDS encoding serine/threonine protein kinase, with translation MYVWFASCGLDSRRRIAEREQAREGHIWPMVGVLFLLVLFVTTVGWLLLGRSGTHRARLSSNMPEDLVNYSSITTVPSSADMSQRQYLISRLRALQVNRSWFFQLVDTSMLNHDLNSASRLLNSSAEDALLQHVWSELAEEWLTRIEQLPPQLRLRLGNLKVVDWRAQLRALADAGISAPAVDRFINISIQSRFMPRAILGRKPPEPYRQLWYAAALQRLEDVNIKSVIAWTSESTTLSAWVPARGARLITICMLPRNHLILTAKGTPLMQIVIFGNNGKVIVNQGLAPVIKVGPDTGSPLQLVVTNKGMASGLITLAYRTSLLPAVITARIN, from the coding sequence ATGTATGTATGGTTTGCAAGTTGCGGTCTAGATTCCCGTAGACGCATAGCTGAGCGCGAGCAAGCTAGAGAGGGTCATATCTGGCCTATGGTTGGGGTGCTATTTCTATTAGTATTGTTTGTTACTACAGTTGGCTGGTTGCTGCTAGGCCGTAGTGGCACGCACCGAGCCAGATTGTCATCTAATATGCCAGAGGATTTAGTGAACTATTCATCAATAACTACCGTACCGTCATCGGCAGATATGAGTCAACGTCAATATCTGATTAGCAGGCTACGAGCCTTGCAAGTTAACCGTAGCTGGTTTTTCCAGTTAGTAGACACGAGCATGCTGAACCATGACCTTAACTCGGCAAGCCGCTTGCTAAATAGCTCTGCTGAGGATGCGTTATTACAACATGTTTGGAGTGAACTAGCTGAAGAGTGGCTAACCCGCATTGAGCAGCTACCCCCCCAGCTACGTTTGCGACTTGGAAATCTGAAGGTTGTTGACTGGCGAGCGCAGCTTCGAGCACTTGCTGATGCAGGTATTAGTGCTCCAGCTGTGGATCGGTTCATCAATATCAGTATTCAGTCAAGATTTATGCCTAGGGCCATTTTAGGTCGCAAGCCGCCAGAGCCTTATCGTCAGCTTTGGTATGCGGCTGCCTTGCAGAGGCTTGAGGACGTGAATATCAAATCAGTTATCGCCTGGACGAGTGAATCCACAACCTTATCTGCTTGGGTACCAGCTCGTGGAGCTCGCTTGATTACAATTTGTATGCTGCCCAGAAACCACTTAATCCTTACTGCCAAGGGCACACCGTTAATGCAAATAGTGATATTTGGAAACAATGGCAAGGTAATCGTTAATCAAGGTTTAGCTCCGGTTATAAAAGTCGGCCCAGATACTGGCTCGCCATTACAATTGGTTGTTACTAATAAGGGTATGGCTTCTGGGTTAATTACATTAGCCTATCGTACTAGTTTATTGCCAGCAGTTATTACTGCTAGAATAAATTGA
- a CDS encoding ergothioneine biosynthesis protein EgtB codes for MVLPTSVSNPSTDLATHLQEVRHSSELLIKPLELEDLCLQGMEEASPPKWHLAHTNWFFESLVLRPGLPGFTAIDPRWDLLFNSYYESLGKRYPRLHRGLLSRPTITEILDWRRRVDIGLAQLLQNRSLSPEKRALVELGLHHEQQHQELLLMDLLDGFSRQPLEPVYQHNWRNPPVVKGSQTWLSCDGGLVTIGTSNGFHFDNEGPPHQVWLEPFMISDRLVTNNDYVGFIADNGYNRPELWMSEGWSICQQECWQAPCYWRREDSCADWSWEFTLAGRCLLNPDAPVRHLSWFEADAYARWASARLPLETEWEQARRQYGNLLQEAHGILWQWTASPYRPYVGYVPAAGAVGEYNGKFMTSQFVLRGSSALTPAGHARDTYRNFFPPASRWIAAGFRLALHHSR; via the coding sequence ATGGTTCTTCCAACGTCTGTGTCAAACCCATCTACAGACTTAGCTACACACCTTCAAGAAGTAAGACATTCTAGCGAGCTGCTAATCAAGCCGCTGGAGTTGGAGGATCTATGTTTACAGGGCATGGAAGAAGCCAGTCCCCCAAAGTGGCACTTGGCTCATACCAACTGGTTCTTCGAGAGTCTTGTGTTACGTCCTGGACTTCCTGGATTCACTGCTATTGATCCACGCTGGGATCTTTTATTCAACTCATACTATGAATCTCTTGGAAAACGTTACCCACGTTTGCACCGCGGCCTGCTCAGCCGTCCTACAATTACAGAAATCTTAGACTGGCGACGGCGCGTAGATATTGGGCTCGCCCAACTGCTTCAGAATAGAAGTCTCTCACCTGAAAAGCGCGCTCTCGTCGAGCTAGGCTTACATCACGAGCAACAACATCAGGAGTTGCTACTCATGGACTTGCTTGACGGGTTCAGCCGCCAACCGCTTGAGCCAGTCTATCAACACAATTGGCGTAATCCGCCTGTAGTGAAAGGGTCGCAGACTTGGCTAAGCTGCGATGGTGGTTTGGTGACAATTGGGACCAGCAACGGCTTCCACTTTGATAACGAAGGGCCGCCTCATCAGGTTTGGCTAGAGCCCTTTATGATATCAGACCGCTTGGTAACTAACAATGATTACGTAGGCTTCATTGCCGACAATGGGTATAACAGGCCGGAGCTATGGATGAGTGAAGGCTGGTCTATCTGCCAACAGGAGTGTTGGCAAGCACCGTGCTACTGGCGCAGGGAGGATAGCTGTGCAGACTGGTCTTGGGAATTTACCTTAGCAGGCCGTTGTCTATTAAACCCTGATGCTCCTGTGCGCCACCTCAGTTGGTTCGAGGCCGATGCTTATGCACGCTGGGCAAGTGCTCGGCTGCCTCTTGAAACGGAATGGGAGCAAGCAAGACGTCAATATGGCAACCTGCTACAGGAGGCACATGGTATACTATGGCAGTGGACGGCTAGTCCATACCGGCCCTACGTAGGCTATGTTCCTGCTGCTGGTGCAGTTGGTGAGTACAATGGTAAATTCATGACTTCCCAATTTGTGTTGCGTGGTAGCAGTGCGCTGACACCTGCCGGACATGCCCGTGATACCTACAGAAATTTTTTCCCACCAGCAAGCCGTTGGATAGCAGCTGGTTTCCGCTTAGCACTACATCATAGCAGATGA
- a CDS encoding L-histidine N(alpha)-methyltransferase, with the protein MKFPAANLIDLHPAPADMKRLVCQGLRRRPRQLPAWFLYDIEGSKLFDRICEQPEYSLMRTETRLIEQQASAIAQELCKHGQNLNTAIIEFGAGSARKVGPLLQALKPDSYIALDISYTHLQLSIESLQRLYPDVSVLGICCDHSKLEKLPAHPLIGEHHCIGFFPGSSLGNFSSEEAVALLKGFRRLLNGGPLLLGLDHPKAPSRLEAAYNDAAGVSAAFARNLLKRLNLELRGDFIVEQFDYRACWQPEHRRIAMALISCQDQQVNVAGQRWNFSSGEELITEYSVKYDPRAACSIAAQAGWRCRTRWHDPDDDLSLHLLETSA; encoded by the coding sequence ATGAAATTCCCTGCTGCTAATCTAATCGATTTGCATCCAGCTCCAGCTGATATGAAGCGTTTAGTATGCCAAGGCTTAAGACGCCGACCGCGTCAATTACCTGCCTGGTTTCTCTACGATATTGAGGGATCTAAGTTATTTGACCGTATCTGCGAGCAACCAGAGTATAGCTTGATGCGCACTGAAACCAGGCTAATAGAACAGCAAGCCTCTGCCATTGCTCAGGAACTGTGCAAACATGGCCAAAATCTAAATACTGCGATCATTGAGTTTGGCGCTGGTAGTGCTCGCAAAGTAGGACCGTTGTTGCAAGCCCTGAAACCGGACTCTTACATTGCACTTGACATTAGCTACACACATCTGCAGTTATCTATCGAGAGTTTGCAACGTCTTTACCCAGATGTCTCAGTGCTAGGAATTTGTTGCGATCATAGCAAGCTTGAGAAGTTGCCAGCTCATCCGCTAATAGGAGAGCATCACTGCATAGGTTTCTTCCCGGGTAGTTCTTTGGGTAACTTCAGTTCAGAGGAAGCAGTGGCACTGCTAAAGGGCTTCCGCCGCTTACTAAATGGCGGCCCACTATTGCTGGGCCTTGACCATCCGAAAGCGCCCTCTCGTCTAGAGGCAGCCTATAATGATGCGGCGGGTGTCTCTGCAGCTTTTGCACGTAACCTGCTAAAGCGACTCAACCTAGAGTTGAGGGGGGACTTTATTGTTGAGCAATTTGACTATCGTGCCTGCTGGCAGCCAGAGCATAGACGCATAGCAATGGCGTTGATCAGCTGCCAAGATCAGCAAGTAAACGTCGCTGGGCAGCGGTGGAATTTTAGCAGTGGCGAGGAGCTAATCACAGAATACAGCGTAAAATATGACCCGAGAGCAGCTTGCTCGATTGCTGCTCAAGCTGGCTGGCGCTGTCGTACACGCTGGCATGACCCAGATGATGACTTATCACTTCATTTACTGGAAACATCAGCTTAA
- a CDS encoding lysine--tRNA ligase produces the protein MPNLRKIRLEKSRSLKEAGIEPYGLRFEQTHRAEELQLAHTNLPKGEERNITVAIAGRIMTRRVMGRLAFFTLADETSTIQLFLEKTILGESFTQLTELIDAGDLIGVKGTLRRTDRGELSVKVKQWSMLSKALQPLPDKWHGLTNIEKRYRQRYLDLVITPESRQTFRRRALAVSAIRRWLDNHNFLEIETPILQSEAGGADARPFTTHHNALNLPLYLRIATELHLKRLVVGGFERVYELGRIFRNEGVSTYHNPEFTSVEIYQAYTDYTDMMHLSEELISSVCQQVCSGTVLSYQGQEINLTPPWRRISMHALVEEATGIDFTIFPNWHAAAAAMTKAGLRVPGPTYSVGQLLNEAFEQTVEAELIQPTFVMDYPAEISPLARLHRTKPGLAERFELFIAGREVANAFSELIDPVDQRQRFEIQQQRRQTGNLEAHSIDEDFLQALEIGMPPTGGLGIGIDRLVMLLTDSPSIRDVIAFPLLRPESPQHG, from the coding sequence GTGCCCAACTTGCGTAAAATCCGTCTCGAAAAATCCCGCTCTTTAAAGGAAGCTGGCATAGAGCCCTATGGGCTTCGCTTCGAGCAAACCCATCGAGCAGAAGAACTTCAGCTAGCGCACACAAACTTGCCAAAGGGTGAGGAACGAAACATCACCGTAGCTATAGCTGGCCGGATAATGACGCGCCGGGTGATGGGACGGCTTGCCTTCTTCACCCTCGCTGATGAGACATCCACCATTCAGCTTTTCTTAGAGAAAACCATACTTGGTGAGAGCTTCACGCAGCTCACTGAGCTGATCGATGCTGGTGACCTGATTGGTGTCAAGGGCACGTTGCGCCGCACAGACCGTGGTGAGCTTTCAGTTAAGGTAAAACAGTGGTCTATGCTTTCTAAAGCACTACAGCCCCTACCAGATAAGTGGCACGGCCTTACTAATATTGAAAAACGCTACCGGCAGCGCTACTTAGACTTGGTTATTACACCTGAATCACGCCAGACTTTTCGCCGTCGTGCTCTTGCAGTTAGTGCGATCCGACGCTGGCTCGATAACCACAACTTCCTAGAGATCGAGACACCTATACTTCAATCTGAAGCTGGTGGTGCCGATGCTCGTCCGTTCACCACACACCACAACGCCCTTAATCTACCGCTATACCTGCGCATCGCAACTGAACTTCACCTCAAGCGATTGGTAGTAGGAGGGTTTGAGAGAGTTTATGAACTGGGGCGTATATTTCGTAACGAAGGGGTTAGTACTTATCATAACCCGGAGTTTACCTCTGTTGAAATTTATCAAGCCTATACTGACTATACTGATATGATGCACCTTAGTGAGGAACTAATTAGCTCAGTCTGCCAGCAAGTTTGTAGCGGGACAGTTCTTAGCTATCAAGGTCAAGAGATCAATCTCACACCCCCTTGGCGGCGCATTAGTATGCATGCACTAGTCGAGGAGGCTACTGGAATAGACTTCACTATTTTTCCAAACTGGCATGCAGCTGCAGCAGCAATGACAAAAGCAGGATTGCGAGTACCGGGGCCCACTTATAGTGTTGGGCAACTGCTCAACGAGGCTTTCGAGCAGACAGTTGAGGCTGAACTCATCCAGCCGACATTTGTTATGGATTATCCTGCCGAAATCTCGCCACTGGCACGCTTACATCGTACCAAGCCAGGTCTTGCTGAGCGCTTTGAGCTTTTTATAGCCGGTCGCGAGGTTGCCAATGCTTTCAGCGAGTTGATTGATCCTGTTGACCAGCGCCAACGTTTCGAGATCCAGCAGCAGCGTCGGCAGACTGGCAATCTTGAAGCTCACTCTATCGATGAGGACTTTCTGCAAGCTCTTGAGATTGGTATGCCACCTACTGGAGGACTTGGTATTGGCATTGACCGGCTGGTAATGCTGCTCACTGATAGCCCCTCTATACGTGACGTAATAGCTTTCCCTCTACTGCGGCCTGAGAGCCCTCAACATGGATAA
- a CDS encoding DNA-binding response regulator produces the protein MAAVSPLQSGRSTGERLGEPLSAKSTILVVDDEQIVQRVLVARLQLAGHRVICAQDGEQALEIFHREHPDLIVLDVMLPKLDGFAVCRRLRAESCVPIIFLTALEAISERVAGLDLGADDYLLKPFSPKELEVRITTILRRVGRCPSVSELREISNSQGVLRVADLIVDTNRRQVSRAGDNIALTYTEFSLLELLFREPGRVIPRAEILEQLWGYPPRRAADLRVVDVYVVRLRGKLEPDPRNPELILTVRGIGYASQRFGEITTSAVS, from the coding sequence ATGGCCGCGGTGAGCCCTCTTCAATCCGGGCGAAGCACCGGTGAGCGGCTAGGTGAACCACTTTCTGCTAAGTCAACGATCCTAGTCGTTGATGATGAGCAGATAGTACAGCGTGTGTTAGTAGCCCGTTTGCAGCTAGCAGGTCACCGCGTGATCTGCGCCCAAGATGGTGAGCAAGCCCTTGAAATTTTCCATCGTGAGCACCCTGACCTAATTGTCCTAGACGTCATGTTGCCTAAACTTGACGGTTTTGCTGTCTGCCGAAGACTGCGGGCAGAGTCTTGTGTGCCGATTATTTTCCTAACAGCTTTAGAAGCGATCTCTGAGAGAGTAGCTGGTCTTGATCTCGGAGCAGACGATTACTTACTAAAACCGTTTAGCCCAAAGGAACTTGAGGTACGTATCACTACTATTTTGAGACGCGTGGGCCGTTGCCCTTCTGTTAGTGAGTTGAGGGAAATATCTAATAGTCAGGGTGTATTACGTGTAGCTGATCTCATAGTTGATACTAATCGTCGGCAAGTCAGTCGTGCGGGCGATAATATTGCACTTACCTATACAGAATTTAGCTTACTCGAGCTGCTGTTTCGTGAGCCTGGCCGGGTTATTCCTCGTGCTGAAATTCTCGAGCAGCTTTGGGGCTATCCACCGCGCCGCGCTGCTGACTTACGCGTAGTCGATGTCTACGTGGTTCGGCTTCGAGGCAAGCTGGAGCCTGACCCTCGTAATCCCGAGCTAATTCTTACTGTGCGAGGTATTGGCTACGCCTCTCAACGCTTTGGAGAGATAACAACCTCTGCAGTCAGCTGA
- a CDS encoding membrane protein, protein MSGLHRQPTCIASALLVPFLTLAEPSWLSLSGVGPSWAVIWLLPWSLVDGPVSGVIAGLCLGLALDSLSIGEISQVPGLTGLGWWWGRLGRCVPPVQRSLNLGLLAWIGSVLLSLTLWGQSLLIGKGTISLLAPWGQRCLLSQALVTGLLTPIVGSWLLLLWRR, encoded by the coding sequence ATGTCTGGTCTACACCGTCAGCCGACTTGCATCGCCTCTGCTCTACTGGTTCCTTTTCTGACTCTAGCTGAACCCTCTTGGCTCAGCCTAAGCGGTGTTGGCCCCTCCTGGGCTGTGATCTGGCTTCTTCCTTGGTCATTGGTAGATGGCCCAGTATCCGGAGTAATCGCTGGCCTCTGTCTTGGACTGGCGCTAGATAGCCTCAGCATTGGGGAGATCAGCCAAGTACCGGGGCTTACAGGACTTGGCTGGTGGTGGGGTCGATTGGGTCGATGTGTACCACCGGTTCAGCGTAGTCTTAACCTTGGCCTATTAGCCTGGATAGGTAGTGTACTACTCAGTCTCACTTTATGGGGCCAAAGTCTCTTAATAGGTAAAGGAACTATCTCTCTACTGGCTCCTTGGGGGCAGCGTTGCCTCTTGTCTCAAGCTCTTGTTACAGGATTGCTGACGCCAATAGTTGGATCTTGGCTCCTGTTACTGTGGCGACGATGA
- a CDS encoding rod shape-determining protein MreC, with translation MEGRWRRWHGFPHWLLLVLALGLVRWSKGAGFVDAYALLTRPFWPGPTQDQWIRSGVDLENASRLQLLEEDNKRLRELVALEDISGVQRLSAAVISRTVEGWWQQLELGCGALDGVSRGDAVLGPGGLLGRVQSVTPTTARVRLLTAPGSRIGVWLPRVQRHGMLIGAGTNRPRLEFINKDVSIQPGDLVSTSPASTLLPPNLPIGIVQSINMRAVPSPQAVVQLTATAQAIDWAQIHRRH, from the coding sequence GTGGAAGGACGGTGGAGACGCTGGCACGGCTTTCCCCATTGGCTTTTATTGGTGCTTGCTCTTGGGTTGGTGAGATGGAGTAAGGGCGCTGGATTTGTGGACGCTTACGCCCTACTTACACGTCCATTTTGGCCGGGCCCTACTCAGGATCAATGGATCCGGTCTGGAGTAGATTTAGAAAATGCATCGCGACTGCAGTTGTTGGAAGAAGACAACAAACGACTGCGGGAGCTCGTAGCACTTGAAGATATTTCAGGTGTGCAGCGGCTGTCGGCAGCTGTAATCTCACGCACTGTAGAGGGTTGGTGGCAGCAGCTTGAGTTGGGCTGTGGTGCCTTGGATGGGGTTAGTCGTGGGGATGCTGTTCTTGGTCCGGGTGGCCTATTAGGCCGTGTTCAGAGCGTTACACCCACTACAGCTCGTGTCCGTCTTCTAACTGCTCCTGGCAGCCGTATTGGTGTTTGGTTGCCCCGTGTACAGCGGCACGGGATGTTAATTGGTGCTGGTACAAACCGTCCGCGACTGGAATTTATTAATAAGGATGTAAGCATTCAACCTGGCGACCTAGTCAGTACGTCCCCCGCTAGCACACTTCTGCCACCCAACCTACCAATTGGCATAGTACAGTCCATAAATATGCGTGCTGTTCCGTCTCCTCAGGCTGTTGTGCAGCTAACTGCTACAGCTCAGGCAATTGATTGGGCACAGATTCATCGCCGCCATTGA
- a CDS encoding rod shape-determining protein produces the protein MIRRSDSGAVLFRRFQFSRDIGIDLGTANTVIYVFGRGIVLQEPSVVAIDLERGVPLAVGDEAKLMLGRTPGNIRAVRPLRDGVIADFDAAEQMLKTFIQKGNEGRDIMAPRLVVGIPSGVTGVERRAVREAGLAGAREVHLIDEPVAAAIGAGLPVTEPVGTIIVDIGGGTTEVAVLSLGGTVLSESVRVAGDEISDAISVYLKKVHNLVVGERTAEEIKIRIGSAYPDDEFDQTVLDVRGLHLLSGLPRTIQLRAGDLREAIKEPINVIVEAVKRTLERTPPELAADIVDRGIMLAGGGALVRGISDRISHETGIFTHVAENPLLCVVNGCGQVLEDYKRLQRVLDTPEFVRATVTV, from the coding sequence ATGATTCGCCGATCCGACTCAGGCGCTGTGCTGTTCCGTCGCTTTCAGTTTTCGCGCGACATCGGGATCGACCTCGGCACGGCTAACACAGTCATTTATGTCTTCGGCCGCGGTATAGTGCTGCAGGAGCCTTCAGTAGTAGCGATCGACCTCGAACGCGGTGTACCCCTTGCTGTTGGCGATGAAGCAAAACTAATGCTCGGTCGCACTCCCGGCAACATCCGCGCAGTGCGGCCGCTCCGGGATGGGGTTATTGCTGACTTCGACGCAGCGGAGCAAATGCTCAAAACTTTCATTCAGAAAGGCAATGAGGGTCGCGATATCATGGCACCGCGCCTTGTGGTTGGCATTCCTAGCGGTGTTACTGGCGTCGAGCGTCGTGCTGTACGTGAGGCAGGACTTGCAGGTGCGCGCGAAGTCCATCTCATTGATGAGCCTGTTGCGGCTGCGATCGGGGCTGGTCTCCCCGTCACTGAGCCAGTGGGCACAATTATTGTAGATATCGGCGGTGGTACAACTGAGGTCGCTGTGCTAAGCCTTGGAGGCACTGTTCTCAGTGAGTCTGTGCGGGTTGCTGGCGATGAGATCAGCGATGCAATTAGTGTATATCTCAAGAAAGTCCATAACCTTGTAGTTGGCGAGCGGACTGCCGAGGAAATCAAGATCCGCATCGGCTCTGCTTACCCTGACGACGAATTTGATCAAACTGTTCTAGATGTACGAGGTCTACATCTACTCTCTGGACTCCCACGAACGATTCAACTCCGAGCAGGCGACTTGCGTGAGGCAATTAAAGAGCCCATCAATGTAATTGTTGAAGCAGTTAAACGCACTCTCGAACGCACCCCACCAGAACTTGCTGCTGATATAGTAGATCGCGGTATCATGCTGGCTGGTGGCGGTGCCTTAGTACGAGGTATCAGTGATAGAATCAGTCATGAAACTGGTATTTTCACTCACGTAGCAGAAAATCCTCTGCTCTGTGTAGTCAACGGCTGTGGCCAGGTGCTCGAGGACTACAAACGGTTGCAGCGTGTTCTTGATACTCCGGAATTTGTCCGAGCCACAGTGACCGTTTAG
- a CDS encoding single-stranded DNA-binding protein, which produces MGINSVTLVGRAGRDPDVRYFESGSVVANLTIAVNRLSRDDEPDWFNLEIWGKQAQVAADYVHKGSLLGITGSYKLDRWADRNSGEERAKPVIRVDRLELLGSKRESTTAAISDYGSPTADEGVPF; this is translated from the coding sequence ATGGGTATCAACTCTGTTACGCTTGTTGGACGGGCTGGTCGAGATCCTGATGTTCGTTACTTTGAGTCTGGTAGCGTCGTCGCTAACCTCACCATAGCTGTCAATCGGCTTAGTCGCGATGATGAGCCTGACTGGTTCAACTTAGAAATTTGGGGGAAGCAAGCTCAAGTGGCTGCTGACTATGTGCATAAAGGCTCCCTGCTAGGTATAACAGGCAGCTATAAACTCGACCGCTGGGCTGACCGAAACAGTGGTGAGGAACGTGCAAAGCCTGTTATCCGCGTAGATAGACTGGAATTATTAGGGTCAAAACGCGAAAGCACTACTGCTGCTATATCCGATTATGGCTCGCCAACTGCTGATGAGGGAGTACCTTTCTAA
- a CDS encoding DedA family protein, translating to MELSDFLSQLTNWLGQSIEANRWAGYGAIFAAMLLENLLPPIPSEVIMPLGGFYVQQGQLQLVPVVLAGLLGTVLGALLWYGAGRLINEERIALWISRHGRWIGVGPDGLTRSHRWFKRYGTSLVFWGRLIPGIRTLISVPAGIELMALLPFLIWTTAGSLIWVVLLTVAGMTLGEGYSSLGLWIGSVSKIVKVLLGIVLLTAAIWFMGRISQRRIDS from the coding sequence ATGGAACTTTCAGATTTCCTCTCACAGCTGACCAACTGGCTTGGGCAATCCATTGAAGCCAACCGATGGGCTGGATACGGAGCCATCTTTGCAGCAATGCTACTAGAGAATCTCTTACCACCAATTCCCTCAGAAGTAATAATGCCCCTTGGGGGCTTCTATGTGCAGCAGGGCCAACTACAGTTGGTTCCTGTTGTACTTGCTGGTCTACTGGGGACTGTCCTTGGCGCTTTGCTTTGGTATGGTGCTGGCCGTCTGATTAATGAGGAGCGTATTGCGTTATGGATCTCCCGTCATGGTCGCTGGATCGGCGTTGGTCCAGACGGACTAACACGCAGCCATCGTTGGTTTAAACGCTATGGTACTTCCTTAGTCTTCTGGGGCCGACTTATACCTGGTATCCGAACTCTAATCTCCGTCCCAGCAGGAATTGAGCTTATGGCCCTGCTGCCATTTTTGATCTGGACTACCGCCGGCAGCTTGATTTGGGTTGTTTTACTAACCGTTGCTGGCATGACTTTGGGTGAGGGTTATAGCAGCTTAGGACTTTGGATTGGATCAGTCTCGAAAATAGTGAAGGTATTACTGGGGATTGTACTTCTTACCGCTGCTATCTGGTTTATGGGACGTATTTCGCAGCGGAGAATAGATTCCTAG